Proteins from one Mycteria americana isolate JAX WOST 10 ecotype Jacksonville Zoo and Gardens chromosome 1, USCA_MyAme_1.0, whole genome shotgun sequence genomic window:
- the RPL24 gene encoding large ribosomal subunit protein eL24, whose protein sequence is MKVELCSFSGYKIYPGHGRRYARTDGKVFQFLNAKCESAFLSKRNPRQINWTVLYRRKHKKGQSEEIQKKRTRRAVKFQRAITGASLAEIMAKRNQKPEVRKAQREQAIRAAKEAKKAKQATKKTAVSAAKAPTKAAPKQKIVKPVKVSAPRVGGKR, encoded by the exons ATGAA GGTCGAGCTGTGCAGTTTCAGCGGGTACAAGATCTACCCGGGCCACGGGCGCCGCTACGCCCGCACCGACGGCAAG GTTTTTCAGTTTTTGAATGCAAAATGTGAGTCTGCGTTCCTTTCCAAGAGAAACCCCCGTCAAATCAACTGGACTGTTCTGTATAGGCGCAAACACAAGAAAGGACAGTCA GAAGAGATACAAAAGAAGCGCACACGTCGTGCTGTTAAGTTTCAGAGAGCCATCACTGGTGCATCTTTAGCTGAGATTATGGCTAAGCGAAATCAGAAGCCCGAAGTACGAAAGGCACAGAGGGAACAAGCTATTAG GGCTGCAAAAGAAGCCAAGAAGGCTAAGCAGGCAACCAAGAAAACGGCTGTTTCTGCTGCAAAG GCCCCTACAAAGGCAGCACCTAAGCAGAAGATTGTGAAACCAGTCAAGGTTTCTGCTCCCCGTGTTGGTGGAAAGCGCTAA
- the ZBTB11 gene encoding zinc finger and BTB domain-containing protein 11, whose product MSSEESYLAILRYLTNEREPYAPGTEGNAKRKIRKAAACYVVRGGTLYYQRRQRDQQRFAELEVVLQAERRARLIRAAHLAPDGAHRTRLQTWQGLSQKYWWRGILKQVKDYIKECSKCQEKLDRSRSLSDPSEMLEELGLDAKSHEDSNETDDELSNTASIPAASPKPVKKKPIAKHELVFVDSKGLVKQSSSKHCLSVLNQLNQQRLSNQFCDVTLLIEGEEYKAHKSVLAANSEYFRELFIEKGAVSSHEAVVDLSGFCKSSFLPLLEFAYTSELTFDFCSMAEVAMLARHLFMSEVLEICENVHKQMEEKQITVYQKGDIQTVESTQNLAEQTEVEMQPVDGAEQPELTASEVPVAVNGAPSSAGTEEAAAPQPDLLPPEPVEAALDDLSKPAEQCEATENYVKVQLLESISNSTVSVVEAEPSAVEAMDTQSQMEIEMDQNESGKANVDTASEDSSETLKQKRGRQSKEQSISVSQSESLASSQDDTYKSKLRQRSVSEGGYIRLHKGIEKKLQNRKTNPKSAIQQVAMKLVQRGKKMKQPKRETTENNEVETQHKCTECGMVFQRRYALIMHTLKHERSKDYKCPLCKKEFQYGASLRAHLVRHTRKTEVNTAAASVEDTGVSSVKGRTKREFICDICGRTLPKLYSLRIHMLKHTGVKPHACKVCGKTFTYKHGLKMHLALHEVQKQFKCDLCEKSFVTKRSLQEHMSIHTGESKYLCSICGRSFHRASGLSKHIKKHQPKPEVRGYQCTQCEKSFYEARDLRQHMNKHLGVKPFQCQFCGKCYSWKKDWYSHVKSHSVTDPYRCNICGKEFYEKALYRRHVKKATHGKKGRAKQNLERVCEHCGRKFTQLREYRRHMNNHEGVKPFECLTCGVAWADARSLKRHVRTHTGERPYVCPVCNEAYIDARTLRKHMTKFHRDYVPCKIMLEKDTLQFHNQGTQVEHAISILAADMQEQETEISVGGGEIETVVVTGETLEAIEAVAATEECTSVSTLSDQSIMQVVNYVLAQQQGQKMAEVTQAIETVEVEVAHVTKTD is encoded by the exons atGTCCAGCGAGGAGAGCTACCTGGCCATCCTGCGCTACCTGACCAACGAGCGGGAGCCCTACGCGCCGGGGACGGAGGGCAACGCCAAGCGGAAGATCCGCAAGGCGGCCGCCTGCTACGTGGTGCGCGGCGGCACCCTCTACTACCAGCGGCGGCAGCGGGACCAGCAGCGCTTCGCCGAGCTCGAGGTGGTGCTGCAGGCCGAGCGCCGCGCCCGCCTCATCCGCGCCGCCCACCTGGCGCCCGACGGCGCCCACCGCACCCGCCTGCAGACCTGGCAGGGGCTCTCCCAGAAGTACTGGTGGCGAG GTATTCTTAAGCAGGTTAAAGATTACATTAAAGAATGCAGCAAGTGCCAGGAAAAGCTAGATCGCTCTAGATCTCTGTCAGATCCTTCTGAAATGCTGGAGGAACTAGGACTGGATGCAAAATCTCATGAAGACAGTAATGAAACAGATGACGAATTGAGTAATACGGCATCAATCCCAGCTGCATCCCCAAAGCCTGTGAAGAAGAAGCCAATAGCGAAGCATGAGCTTGTATTT GTTGACAGTAAGGGCCTTGTGAAGCAGTCATCTTCCAAACATTGTCTGTCAGTCTTAAACCAACTGAATCAGCAGAGGCTTTCCAATCAGTTCTGTGATGTGACTCTGCTGATTGAAGGAGAGGAGTACAAAGCTCACAAATCTGTCTTGGCAGCCAACAGCGAGTACTTCCGAGAGCTCTTCATTGAAAAGGGAGCTGTCTCTAGTCATGAAGCTGTAGTGGATCTGTCAG GGTTCTGCAAGTCCAGTTTCCTGCCTCTATTGGAATTTGCTTATACTTCCGAATTAACTTTTGACTTCTGTAGTATGGCAGAAGTGGCCATGCTTGCCCGGCATCTCTTCATGTCAGAGGTCCTCGAAATCTGTGAAAATGTGCAcaaacagatggaagaaaaacaaattacagtgTACCAAAAGGGAGATATTCAAACAGTAGAGTCAACACAAAATTTAGCAGAGCAGACTGAAGTTGAGATGCAGCCTGTGGATGGTGCTGAGCAACCTGAGCTCACAGCTAGTGAAGTGCCAGTAGCTGTGAATGGAGCTCCTTCTTCTGCTGGgacagaggaggcagcagcaccccagcctgACCTCCTGCCCCCAGAGCCTGTGGAGGCCGCTCTGGATGATCTTTCGAAACCTGCAGAGCAATGTGAAGCAACTGAAAATTACGTCAAGgtgcagctgctggagagcaTTTCGAATAGCACCGTGTCTGTCGTAGAGGCTGAGCCATCAGCTGTGGAAGCCATGGACACACAAAGTCAAATGGAAATTGAGATGGATCAAAATGAAAGTGGTAAAGCAAATGTGGACACTGCTTCTGAAGACTCCTCGGAAACACTCAAGCAAAAACGTGGCAGGCAAAGTAAAGAACAGAGCATTTCAGTTTCACAATCAGAAAGCCTAGCTTCCAGCCAAGATGATACTTACAAAAGCAAGCTTCGCCAGCGTTCTGTTAGTGAAGGGGGATATATCAGATTGCataaaggaattgaaaaaaaactgcaaaataGAAAGACAAATCCTAAATCTGCAATACAGCAG GTTGCCATGAAGCTGgtacaaagagggaaaaaaatgaaacagcccAAAAGAGAGACCACGGAAAATAATGAAGTAGAAACTCAGCACAAATGCACTGAGTGTGGAATGGTGTTCCAGCGGCGCTATGCGCTTATAATGCACACACTGAAACATGAAAGATCTAAAGATTATAAATGCCCA TTGTGTAAAAAAGAATTCCAGTATGGTGCCTCCCTGCGAGCCCATCTTGTCCGGCACACTCGGAAGACCGAAGTGAACACTGCAGCTGCTAGCGTAGAAGACACAGGAGTGTCTTCGGTGAAAGGGAGAACTAAACGGGAATTTATATGTGATATATGTGGGAGAACTCTACCTAAGCTCTATTCTCTCAGAATACATATGCTCAAACATACAGGTGTAAAACCACATGCATGCAAG GTTTGTGGAAAGACCTTTACGTATAAGCATGGATTAAAAATGCACTTAGCTCTCCATGAAGTACAGAAACAGTTCAAGTGTGACTTGTGTGAAAAGTCTTTTGTCACAAAAAGAAGTCTTCAGGAACACATGAGCATTCATACAG gaGAATCCAAGTATCTTTGCTCCATCTGTGGAAGATCTTTCCACAGGGCATCAGGACTCAGTAAACACATAAAGAAACATCAGCCAAAGCCTGAAGTTCGTGGATATCAGTGTACTCA GTGTGAAAAGAGTTTCTATGAAGCTCGAGATCTTCGGCAGCATATGAATAAACATTTAGGTGTGAAGCCATTTCAGTGTCAGTTCTGTGGAAAATGTTATAGCTGGAAGAAAGACTGGTATTCTCATGTAAAGTCTCATTCTGTCACAGACCCTTATAG GTGTAATATATGTGGTAAAGAATTTTATGAGAAAGCTTTGTACAGAAGACATGTAAAGAAAGCTACACATGgtaaaaaaggaagagcaaaacaaaatctggAACGAGTTTGTGAGCATTGTGGAAGAAAGTTCACACAACTCCGGGAATATAGGAGACACATGAACAATCATGAAG GTGTGAAGCCATTTGAATGTCTAACTTGTGGAGTAGCCTGGGCCGATGCACGTTCGTTGAAGCGTCACGTGAGGACGCATACTGGAGAACGACCGTACGTCTGTCCAGTGTGCAATGAAGCTTACATAGATGCCCGGACGCTACGGAAGCACATGACCAAGTTTCATAGGGACTACGTACCCTGCAAAATTATGCTGGAAAAAGATACTCTTCAGTTTCATAACCAGGGGACACAGGTGGAGCATGCCATCAGCATTTTAGCAGCAGACATGCAGGAACAAGAAACTGAGATTAGCGTTGGTGGTGGTGAGATTGAGACTGTGGTAGTGACAGGAGAGACACTTGAAGCCATCGAAGCAGTTGCAGCTACTGAGGAATGTACATCAGTCTCTACTCTTTCTGACCAAAGCATCATGCAGGTGGTAAATTATGTACTGGCGCAACAGCAAGGACAGAAAATGGCTGAAGTGACACAGGCCATTGAAACCGTAGAAGTAGAAGTGGCCCATGTTACAAAGACAGACTGA